ATAAATAAAGGGCAATCTTCCAGGGATGCCCCCAAGGAGCAGGCTACATCCAAGCTTCCTCCTCCTCCCCCCTCCACAACCGACCCAGCACTACAACATCTTCCTAATTTGAGACGAAAGAGGCCCGTGGAAGAGCTGGAAAAGGGCGAGGTCGGCCCCGAGAAGGCCAAGCAACGGCAGAAGAAGGGCAAAGAGCccaaagagaaaagaataaaatctATTGACAGTCGAGACGAGGTAGCTCTAAGGAGGGAGCAACGGATTTGGTCCCCACGCTTAGAGTTGGATGGTGCCCTTATCTCGTGGGACGCGACTTTGTGGGAATCCCAACGAGGACAGGCGTCCTATCTGGCTGAGGCTTTGTAGCAGCCCCTTCTCCTGCCCCGTGACATGAAAGGGCTCCGGGAGACTTGGCAGCCAGACCTCTTCATGTCGCTGAAGAGTGATATGACCATGGTGAGCCGAGACTCTTCCCTACTCAGCTTCTTCCTAGTGCATCTATCtattcaatattttcttttaatccaTTTCCCATTACTCCGATGCAGGTCACCCAACAAATTTTTGTAGCcgaggagtgggccaagaaggctcgTGAGGACTTGCATGCTGAGGTTCAGTCACGCAATACTGCGGAGAAGGCTGCTGGCATCCTTAGGCTGGAAATGGATCGCCTAAATAATGAAGTAAAGGAGGCACAAAAAGCTCACGCCAGCGCCGAGGCCGGACTAAAGACCACTACCAAGTAGGCTAAGGATCTGCACCAACAGTTTCATCCGTCCGAGATAAACCTCGCGACTGAGAAGCAGATGGTCGTAGACCTCAAGGCCGAGCTATCAAAGGCCAAGGAGGTGGCTCGCGTGGCCAGGGAGGCGGCCAAGGCTGCGGTGGTAACCTCACATGAACATGGAGTAACGGACACCGAGGCTAGGCTGACCGAGGAGATGGCTACAGTATGTAGGAATTACATTACTGTGTCTTGGGGGGTGGCCTTGGACCGAGCAGTAGTTCCGGTGGACTCTGATCTCAGGAAAGTTGAGAATATCTTCTTCCCAGAAGATATTTGCGAGATTCCTCCTGAAGAGCCCCTCCCTGCGAAGGCTACAACCTCAGATTCCCATATACCTGAAGCTGAGGAGGTGCCTCCGGTTGCCAAGGACAAGTCGCCCGAGGACACTCTCACAATTAGGGATGTGGTCGCGCAAGCCAAAGAGGCTATTCCCAAGCCCAAGACTGCAGTTGATCAGCCTGAGCCACCAACCCTTGCAAAGAGTTCTACTCAGGACCAGGCCTTAGGAAATTAGTGTAGGACTTTATTTGTAACtgtcttttttatcttttacattttgttttgctaaaacttGTAAAATAACGCTTTTTGGACTTCAATGAATGATGTCATTTGCCTTTGAATTTTGTTGCTTCGCTTCGTTTTCTGTTTTCACTATGAATGAGTTTCTGTTATTCTACTAACTGTTGAGAACCAAACATTATTCGCTATTTAAACAATGTAGTCAAGCATGAATTAACACTCAGAGAAAATTGCAtggtagttaatttcccccaagcctgtggtctgaggagccagacaggacttgggttttgtttaacacttagagaaaATTGCGTgatagttaatttcccccaagcctgtggtccgaggagccacgcaagacttgggttctgtttaacacttagataaaattgcatggtagttaatttcccccaagcctgtggtccgaggagccaggcaggacttgggttctgtttaacacttagttgGAATTGCAtggtagttaatttcccccaagcctgtggtccgaggagccacgcaggacttgggttctgtttaacacttagataaaatcgcatggtagttaatttcccccaagcctgtgctccgaggagccaggcagtacttgggttctgtttaacacttagttgGAATTGTAtggtagttaatttcccccaagcctgtggtccgaggagccacgcaggacttggattctgtttaacacttagataaaattgcatggtagttaatttcccccaagcttgtggtccgaggagccaggcaggacttgggttctgtttaacacttaattGGAATTGCAtggtagttaatttcccccaagcctgtggtccgaggagccacgcaggacttgggttctgtttaacacttagataaaattgcatggtagttaatttcccccaagcctgtgatCTGAGGAGCCAGAcgagacttgggttctgtttaacacttagataaaattgcatggtagttaatttcccccaagcctgtggtctgaggagccaggcaggatttgggttctgtttaacacttagttgGAATTGCATGGTAGTTAATTTctcccaagcctgtggtccgaggagccacgaaagacttgggttctgtttaacacttagataaaattgcatggtagttaatttcccccaagcctgtgatccgaggagccaaacaggacttgggttctgtttaacacttagttgGAATTGCATGGTAGTTAATTTCCcacaagcctgtggtccgaggagccacgcaggacttgggttctgtttaacacttagataaaattgcatggtagttaatttcccctaagcctgtggtccgaggagtcaggcaggacttaggttctgtttaacacttagttgGAATTGCAtggtagttaatttcccccaagcctgtggtctgaggagccacgcaggacctgggttctgtttaacacttagttgGAATAGCATGGTAGTTAATTTCTCCCAAACCTGTGGTCTGAagagccacgcaggacttgggttctgtttaacacttcgtTGCACAGTAGTGTGGCGCCAAGAATTacgtctttcattaataatagtacattttcaggttatttacattccaaggacgGGGTGCTACAcgttcatccaaatcttctaaaaagtaGGCCCCTATGCCGGCTATGGAGGTGATACGATATGGgccttcccaatttggtccgAGTTTTCCCCACGCAGGATTTTTCGCAGTGCCCAGGACCTTCCTCAATACCAGATCCCCGGGTGCCAGGGGTCTTAGCTTCACCTTGGCATCGTAACCCTgcttgagcttttgctgatagTAGGCAAGCTGGACCATTGCGCTCTCCCTTCTTTCCTCAATGAAGTCCAAGCTCTTTTCCAGAAGTCCATTGTTGGCACCGGGGCAGAATGCGGTAGTCCTTTGAGTTTGGAAGTTTATCTCCAGAGGAATAACAACctcggccccataggtcatcgaaaagggggtttcgCCTGTGGACCTGCGAGGTGTGGTGCGGTACGTCCATAAGACATGGGGCAACTCTTCTACCCACCTCCCCTTTGTGTCGTCTAACCTCTTTTTCAacccattcactatggttttgttgatggtttCAGCCTGGCCATTACCCTGCGGGTAAGCCGGTGTGGAGTATCTGTTGGTAATTCCCAACTCGCTACAATATCTTTTGaaagctttactatcaaattggagaCCGTTGTCCAAGATCAGGGTGTGAGGAATTCCGAATctagtgacaatatttttccaaacaaatttcttggcatcaacgtccctaatgtttgccagcggctcagcttcaacccattttgtgaaataatccgTGCCGACAAGAAGAAATCTTTTGTTCCCTGCTGCTTTAGGGAATGGTCCTAGGATGCCTAAGCCCCactgtgcgaatggccaagggctggacagcggGTTAAGGGTTTCGCCTGGCTGATGTATATTCAgggcgaacctttggcattggtcacacttctttaCATATTCCTGTGCCTCTTTCTGCATGCTCGACCACCAATAACCTTGCGTTATGGCCCTATGGGACATGGACCTACCCCCCGTATGACTTCCGCAAGTCCCTTCATGTAATTCCTCCAGGATAAGCTCAGTGGCAcctgggtgcacacacagcaagtaCGGCCCTAGGAATGAGCGCCTGTATAGTTTAGAGTCCTCGGACAACTAGAATTAAGAAGCCTTCCTTCTAATCTTGTTGGCCTCGTTTTTATCTTCTGGTAAGGTGTTGTGCTTTAAGAACAGTACTAaaggatccatccagctaggtccaGCCCTGACGTTATGGACCCGTACTGGGTTGGTCCTCGCCGTCTTTGGGCGGTAGAGGTCTTCTATTAGAATAACCTGAGGAAGtggctgagccgaggaggtggcgaGCGTTGCAagagaatcagcatgggtgTTCCCGCTCTTGGACACGTGCACCAAATTGAAGTGATAGAAATGGGTCTGCAGGCGCTTGGCTTGGACtaggtactcttgcattctttcatccctcgcctccaattccccattTACTTGTCCCACAACGAGTCTTGAATCCGAGAACATGTTCACGGATTTTTCACCCAGTTTCTGAATCATTGACATTCCTTCCAATAGTGCCTTATACTCTgcttcgttattcgtggccAAGAAACCAAGCCTCAACGATTTTTCGATGGTGATCCCTTCGGGGGAGACCAAAACGAGCCCCACCCCTGAGCCCCTTTAGTTGGCCGCGCCGTCGATGTGTGCTTTCCACCAACTGGGCTCTTGCTGATTGATTGCGCTGATCAGTTTCCCGTCAGGGCTTAGTGTCCCTCCCCCTCCTCCTGGTGTGGGCTCTGCAAATTCAGCTACTAGATCCGCGAGGACCTGACCCTTCACAacggtgcgaggcatgtacctaatgtcgaaggcgcccAGAATCGTTCCCCATTTTGCTATTCTACCCGTGTAGTCGGCGCTCCGGAGTATGGATCTCAGCGGAAGTTGGGTTAGTACAACAACAGTATGTGCTtggaaatagtgggggagctttcACGTGGCTTGTACGATTGTCAAGACGGCCTTTTCGAGGGGGCGGTAACGGATCTCTGCCTCGTGCAGCGATTTGCTTACGTAGTAGACGGGCCATTGTGTGCCATTGTCTTCTCGGATTAGCACTAAGCTCACTGCATGAGAGGCTACAGCAATGTAGGCGAATAGCATCTCGTCGGCCTCAAGACTGGACATAATTGGTGGTCGGGTGAGgtattccttaagctgctggaaagctaAAGCACACTCTTCAGCCCATTCGAAGCCTTTCCACTTGTTCAATAGGAGGTAGAAAGGCCTGCATCTGTCCGCTGAGCGGGAaatgaaacggtttaaagcaacaatcatgccagtgagcttttGGACCtttttgggattccgaggaggctgcagGCAATGGATAACTCTAATTTGGTCAGGGCTAACTTCGATGCCTCTGTGGGTCACCATGTAACCTAAGAATTTCCCTgatcccaccccaaatgaacacttggacgCATTTAGGCGCAACCTGTACTTTCTCAGAATTCGAAAGATATCGCCGAGGTCTCTAACATGGTTggtcactaattttttttttaccaccatgtcgtctatataaACTTCGATGCTCTTACCCATCTGCTgctcaaacatcctggtcatcatcctttggtaggtcaACCCGGCATTCTTTAAgtcaaagggcatcactttataatgataattttcgACAGAGGTGACAAAAGCCGTTTTTTCTTGGTCCTCAGCGGCTAGgggtatctgatggtagccttggaaggcgtccaaaaaactcattcgagggtgtccGACGGTCGAATCCACCAATCGGTCTATCTGCGGCATGGGGAAgggatccttcgggcaggccttatttaggtccgtgaagtctacgcagacctgccatttcccactcttcttttttatcaCGACTGTGTTGGCCAACCATTCGAGGTAGAAtacctccttgatagcccccgcctttttcaattttgtgaCCTCCTCTCTCATGGCGTCTGCATGCTCTTTTGACGGTCGCCGAGGAGGCTGCTTCTTAGGCGTTACGACTGGGCTAACATTAAGGTGATGACAGATGAAATCTGGGTCAACCCtaggggcatcgtaggcgtcccaggCAAATACGTCCACATTCTGTCtgagaaaatcaattagtaTCACCTTCTCTTGGGGCGGTAATTctgagccgacctgaaaaaacctCTTTGGGTCTGATCTGACAAGTACTTTCTCCAGATCCTCACAACTCGCCTCCATGGTTGGTCTTCCACTACCCGAGGTTGGGACCAGGGTCgttaattgctataagccgTTCTCGGCTGAGGTGGAGGGCTCATTATTAGGTCATCGTGAGATTGCTGACACTATGCATTGCCGGGCCATCGCCTGGTTCCCTATCACTTCTTTCACTCGACCTCCTGATGGATACTTCACATTTTGGTGTAAAGTTGAtgacacagcccctagtgcatgaaTCCACGGTCGTGCCACGATGGCAGTGTAGGGGGAGCATGCATCtaccacaatgaagtccacctccaccacgtcCGAGTCTGTTTGTATaggcagcctaatcatgcctttcggggtgacggtttttccttcaaaactgACCAAAGGGGAGTCGTATGCCGACAGGTCCTATGGCTTCAGGTTCAATCCCTTATACAAGTCGGGATACATTACTTCCACAGCGCTGCCTTGGTCAACTAGCACCCTCTTTACGTCGTGACCCCGAATTCTGAGCGTGACGACtagggcatcgtcgtgaggttgaaGGGTTCCCAATttgtcctcatccgagaatccgatTAAGGGCGTGGCCATCGCTCTAGCCCTCTTGGATTCCCTGTCGTCAGCTTCAACCGGGAGCCTgcccactgacattactctgaaagGATTGGAACCGGTCCTTCCTGGTGCAACGAGgatgacatttattgtgccaatgggtggcctcaatgTGCTTTGCCTGGTTTCGATGTTTGATTGTTCCTGCCATCCCACAGGGTGATGTAATAGATGCCTCAACTTCCCCTCTCGGACAAGCCGGTCCAAGTGGTTTTTCATATTCCTGCAATCATCGGTGGTGTGACCCGGCTCTTGGTGATATGTGCAATACAGATTCTGGTTATATTTCGAGGGGTCACCTGCCATCCTACTTGGCCATTGAAAGAACGGTTTGTTCTTCACCTTCTCTAGGATCTTATGtaatggttctcggaacacagcatAGACTGCCTGTACCCTAATGGATCCAGACTGTTCCGAGTAGTCTCTTCGCGGCCTATTACTATTGTTAAAGCGGTCTGACTTGAAGTCCCTCCTttcctgagggacaaccttcaCTTTGCCCTTTCCAGTCTGCTAGTCTTCCTcaacccttttgtacttgtcaattctgtccatgagttggcaCACACTAGTGACCGGCTTCCCAGTCAGGGACTTTCTTAAACCATGCTTTGTCGGCAGGCCCCTCTTGAATGTGctaatggcgacgtcatcgtaatttccctctatctcattatacatttcCTAGTACCTGTCTGAATAGGCCTTCAGTGTCTCTCCTTCTTGCATGGACAAGGATAGGAGGGAATctaggggccgagggactctgcTGCTGGTAATGAagcgggaaccaaaagcctgtgTCAGCTGCTTAAAGGAATTTATGGAATTTGGCTTAAGGCCATCAAACT
The sequence above is drawn from the Quercus robur chromosome 7, dhQueRobu3.1, whole genome shotgun sequence genome and encodes:
- the LOC126691238 gene encoding uncharacterized protein LOC126691238, whose amino-acid sequence is MAGDPSKYNQNLYCTYHQEPGHTTDDCRNMKNHLDRLVREGKLRHLLHHPVGWQEQSNIETRQSTLRPPIGTINVILVAPGRTGSNPFRVMSVGRLPVEADDRESKRARAMATPLIGFSDEDKLGTLQPHDDALVVTLRIRGHDVKRVLVDQGSAVEVMYPDLYKGLNLKP